The following coding sequences lie in one Notolabrus celidotus isolate fNotCel1 chromosome 6, fNotCel1.pri, whole genome shotgun sequence genomic window:
- the LOC117814230 gene encoding ras association domain-containing protein 8 isoform X2, with protein MELKVWVDGVQRVVCGVTEATTCQEVVIALAQAIGRTGRYTLVEKWRDTERHLAPHESPVASLNTWGQYAGDVQLILLRTGPSLTERPPSEGPPLRGPERGLHRQSLPPLAKLRHPNDRSLRRREPRRKSLTFTGAPRGLREILSGGRIVEAEAKRRILLGNGGNHHHAGPPMGTASPGLWACRMEDLVRLVSIQRDTLNVLEKKLEAYEAELQVWAEGRGGRGGGCIMDPGVGGGGGLIEEILRLEKHLRKNEVEMEEEEFWATELQIELESERQLEERLQELRGRLQGCELEIEEKLAMVQGVEVGLEEERLQREQQETQWVSEAEARAQVLRVKAELKSQERQAVQLESSSRAVDRSIGQSGKKLLDMQHELEQLTKELRQVNLQQFIKQTGTKVTVLPAEPTEDESTPNSHGIDLVPLTGSLKRPVSSHQMSSHLRVLHSPLSSGLNPEGIYV; from the exons ATGGAGCTTAAGGTCTGGGTGGATGGAGTCCAGAGGGTCGTCTGCGGGGTCACCGAGGCAACCACCTGCCAGGAAGTGGTGATTGCTTTGGCTCAGGCCATAG GTCGCACTGGGAGATACactctggttgaaaaatggcGGGACACAGAGCGTCACCTTGCCCCTCATGAGAGCCCTGTGGCATCTCTGAACACCTGGGGTCAGTACGCAGGTGACGTCCAGCTAATCCTGCTTCGCACAGGCCCCTCCCTCACCGAACGACCCCCCTCAGAAGGACCCCCTCTCAGGGGGCCTGAACGAGGGCTACATCGACAGAGCCTCCCTCCGCTTGCAAAACTTCGTCATCCTAATGATCGCTCCCTCAGGCGCCGCGAACCACGCCGCAAGTCGCTCACGTTCACCGGTGCTCCCAGAGGCCTTAGGGAGATACTGAGTGGAGGCCGGATCGTTGAAGCAGAAGCAAAAAGAAGAATCCTCCTGGGAAATGGTGGAAATCACCATCATGCAGGACCCCCCATGGGGACTGCCTCTCCGGGCCTGTGGGCCTGTCGCATGGAGGATCTAGTCAGACTCGTGAGCATACAGAGAGACACTCtcaatgtgctggagaagaAGCTGGAGGCCTACGAGGCAGAGCTCCAGGTTTGGGCTGAAGGACGAGGAGGGCGAGGTGGAGGGTGTATCATGGACCCAGGtgttggaggaggaggggggctgaTAGAGGAAATCCTGAGGCTGGAGAAACATCTGAGAAAGAACGaggtggagatggaggaggaggagttttggGCAACAGAGCTGCAGATTGAGCTGGAGAGTGAGAGGCAGCTGGAAGAGAGACTGCAGGAGCTGCGAGGGCGTCTGCAGGGCTGTGAGCTGGAGATTGAAGAAAAGCTGGCAATGGTacag GGTGTAGAGGTTGGCCTGGAGGAGGAGCGGCTGCAGAGGGAGCAGCAGGAGACCCAGTGGGTGAGTGAGGCAGAGGCTCGGGCTCAGGTCCTCAGGGTCAAAGCCGAACTGAAATCTCAAGAAAGGCAAGCTGTCCAGCtcgagagcagcagcagagcggtGGACAGATCAATCGGACAAAGCGGCAAGAAACTGCTG GACATGCAGCACGAGCTGGAGCAGCTGACCAAGGAGCTGAGGCAGGTTAACCTGCAGCAGTTCATCAAGCAGACCGGCACCAAGGTCACCGTGCTGCCCGCTGAACCCACTGAGGATGAAAGTACTCCAAACAGTCATGGCATAG ATTTAGTTCCCTTGACTGGCTCCTTGAAGCGCCCTGTGTCGTCCCACCAGATGTCCAGTCACCTTCGGGTGCTCCACAGTCCTCTCAGTTCAGGCCTGAACCCAGAGGGGATCTACGTGTGA
- the LOC117814230 gene encoding ras association domain-containing protein 8 isoform X1 translates to MELKVWVDGVQRVVCGVTEATTCQEVVIALAQAIGRTGRYTLVEKWRDTERHLAPHESPVASLNTWGQYAGDVQLILLRTGPSLTERPPSEGPPLRGPERGLHRQSLPPLAKLRHPNDRSLRRREPRRKSLTFTGAPRGLREILSGGRIVEAEAKRRILLGNGGNHHHAGPPMGTASPGLWACRMEDLVRLVSIQRDTLNVLEKKLEAYEAELQVWAEGRGGRGGGCIMDPGVGGGGGLIEEILRLEKHLRKNEVEMEEEEFWATELQIELESERQLEERLQELRGRLQGCELEIEEKLAMVQVCCVWEIIGILNKKYLSRTFSKKITVIVMNLAIKSVSESFPLLFDHQGVEVGLEEERLQREQQETQWVSEAEARAQVLRVKAELKSQERQAVQLESSSRAVDRSIGQSGKKLLDMQHELEQLTKELRQVNLQQFIKQTGTKVTVLPAEPTEDESTPNSHGIDLVPLTGSLKRPVSSHQMSSHLRVLHSPLSSGLNPEGIYV, encoded by the exons ATGGAGCTTAAGGTCTGGGTGGATGGAGTCCAGAGGGTCGTCTGCGGGGTCACCGAGGCAACCACCTGCCAGGAAGTGGTGATTGCTTTGGCTCAGGCCATAG GTCGCACTGGGAGATACactctggttgaaaaatggcGGGACACAGAGCGTCACCTTGCCCCTCATGAGAGCCCTGTGGCATCTCTGAACACCTGGGGTCAGTACGCAGGTGACGTCCAGCTAATCCTGCTTCGCACAGGCCCCTCCCTCACCGAACGACCCCCCTCAGAAGGACCCCCTCTCAGGGGGCCTGAACGAGGGCTACATCGACAGAGCCTCCCTCCGCTTGCAAAACTTCGTCATCCTAATGATCGCTCCCTCAGGCGCCGCGAACCACGCCGCAAGTCGCTCACGTTCACCGGTGCTCCCAGAGGCCTTAGGGAGATACTGAGTGGAGGCCGGATCGTTGAAGCAGAAGCAAAAAGAAGAATCCTCCTGGGAAATGGTGGAAATCACCATCATGCAGGACCCCCCATGGGGACTGCCTCTCCGGGCCTGTGGGCCTGTCGCATGGAGGATCTAGTCAGACTCGTGAGCATACAGAGAGACACTCtcaatgtgctggagaagaAGCTGGAGGCCTACGAGGCAGAGCTCCAGGTTTGGGCTGAAGGACGAGGAGGGCGAGGTGGAGGGTGTATCATGGACCCAGGtgttggaggaggaggggggctgaTAGAGGAAATCCTGAGGCTGGAGAAACATCTGAGAAAGAACGaggtggagatggaggaggaggagttttggGCAACAGAGCTGCAGATTGAGCTGGAGAGTGAGAGGCAGCTGGAAGAGAGACTGCAGGAGCTGCGAGGGCGTCTGCAGGGCTGTGAGCTGGAGATTGAAGAAAAGCTGGCAATGGTacaggtgtgctgtgtgtgggAGATTATTGggatattaaataaaaaatatttaagtagAACTTTCAGTAAAAAAATAACTGTAATTGTAATGAATTTAGctattaaaagtgtttctgagtCTTTTCCTTTATTATTTGACCATCAGGGTGTAGAGGTTGGCCTGGAGGAGGAGCGGCTGCAGAGGGAGCAGCAGGAGACCCAGTGGGTGAGTGAGGCAGAGGCTCGGGCTCAGGTCCTCAGGGTCAAAGCCGAACTGAAATCTCAAGAAAGGCAAGCTGTCCAGCtcgagagcagcagcagagcggtGGACAGATCAATCGGACAAAGCGGCAAGAAACTGCTG GACATGCAGCACGAGCTGGAGCAGCTGACCAAGGAGCTGAGGCAGGTTAACCTGCAGCAGTTCATCAAGCAGACCGGCACCAAGGTCACCGTGCTGCCCGCTGAACCCACTGAGGATGAAAGTACTCCAAACAGTCATGGCATAG ATTTAGTTCCCTTGACTGGCTCCTTGAAGCGCCCTGTGTCGTCCCACCAGATGTCCAGTCACCTTCGGGTGCTCCACAGTCCTCTCAGTTCAGGCCTGAACCCAGAGGGGATCTACGTGTGA
- the LOC117814230 gene encoding ras association domain-containing protein 8 isoform X3, which produces MELKVWVDGVQRVVCGVTEATTCQEVVIALAQAIGRTGRYTLVEKWRDTERHLAPHESPVASLNTWGQYAGDVQLILLRTGPSLTERPPSEGPPLRGPERGLHRQSLPPLAKLRHPNDRSLRRREPRRKSLTFTGAPRGLREILSGGRIVEAEAKRRILLGNGGNHHHAGPPMGTASPGLWACRMEDLVRLVSIQRDTLNVLEKKLEAYEAELQVWAEGRGGRGGGCIMDPGVGGGGGLIEEILRLEKHLRKNEVEMEEEEFWATELQIELESERQLEERLQELRGRLQGCELEIEEKLAMGVEVGLEEERLQREQQETQWVSEAEARAQVLRVKAELKSQERQAVQLESSSRAVDRSIGQSGKKLLDMQHELEQLTKELRQVNLQQFIKQTGTKVTVLPAEPTEDESTPNSHGIDLVPLTGSLKRPVSSHQMSSHLRVLHSPLSSGLNPEGIYV; this is translated from the exons ATGGAGCTTAAGGTCTGGGTGGATGGAGTCCAGAGGGTCGTCTGCGGGGTCACCGAGGCAACCACCTGCCAGGAAGTGGTGATTGCTTTGGCTCAGGCCATAG GTCGCACTGGGAGATACactctggttgaaaaatggcGGGACACAGAGCGTCACCTTGCCCCTCATGAGAGCCCTGTGGCATCTCTGAACACCTGGGGTCAGTACGCAGGTGACGTCCAGCTAATCCTGCTTCGCACAGGCCCCTCCCTCACCGAACGACCCCCCTCAGAAGGACCCCCTCTCAGGGGGCCTGAACGAGGGCTACATCGACAGAGCCTCCCTCCGCTTGCAAAACTTCGTCATCCTAATGATCGCTCCCTCAGGCGCCGCGAACCACGCCGCAAGTCGCTCACGTTCACCGGTGCTCCCAGAGGCCTTAGGGAGATACTGAGTGGAGGCCGGATCGTTGAAGCAGAAGCAAAAAGAAGAATCCTCCTGGGAAATGGTGGAAATCACCATCATGCAGGACCCCCCATGGGGACTGCCTCTCCGGGCCTGTGGGCCTGTCGCATGGAGGATCTAGTCAGACTCGTGAGCATACAGAGAGACACTCtcaatgtgctggagaagaAGCTGGAGGCCTACGAGGCAGAGCTCCAGGTTTGGGCTGAAGGACGAGGAGGGCGAGGTGGAGGGTGTATCATGGACCCAGGtgttggaggaggaggggggctgaTAGAGGAAATCCTGAGGCTGGAGAAACATCTGAGAAAGAACGaggtggagatggaggaggaggagttttggGCAACAGAGCTGCAGATTGAGCTGGAGAGTGAGAGGCAGCTGGAAGAGAGACTGCAGGAGCTGCGAGGGCGTCTGCAGGGCTGTGAGCTGGAGATTGAAGAAAAGCTGGCAATG GGTGTAGAGGTTGGCCTGGAGGAGGAGCGGCTGCAGAGGGAGCAGCAGGAGACCCAGTGGGTGAGTGAGGCAGAGGCTCGGGCTCAGGTCCTCAGGGTCAAAGCCGAACTGAAATCTCAAGAAAGGCAAGCTGTCCAGCtcgagagcagcagcagagcggtGGACAGATCAATCGGACAAAGCGGCAAGAAACTGCTG GACATGCAGCACGAGCTGGAGCAGCTGACCAAGGAGCTGAGGCAGGTTAACCTGCAGCAGTTCATCAAGCAGACCGGCACCAAGGTCACCGTGCTGCCCGCTGAACCCACTGAGGATGAAAGTACTCCAAACAGTCATGGCATAG ATTTAGTTCCCTTGACTGGCTCCTTGAAGCGCCCTGTGTCGTCCCACCAGATGTCCAGTCACCTTCGGGTGCTCCACAGTCCTCTCAGTTCAGGCCTGAACCCAGAGGGGATCTACGTGTGA
- the bhlhe41 gene encoding class E basic helix-loop-helix protein 41, with protein sequence MDERIPHLQDRQFMEHADFLGVDYPSLYMCKSKRGIKREDGGKDAYKLPHRLIEKKRRDRINECIGQLKDLLPEHLKLSTLGHLEKAVVLELTLKHLNALTAVTEQQHQKIIALQNGDRSMKSSIHADLDAFHSGFQACAKEVLQYLSQFENWTTREQRCAQLIGHLHKVLAQFQPGASPLQHQLPAGDSQDGQKSDSQANCVPVIQRTQGGELNENDTDTDSGYGGEAEKSEAKDKECERNKAQQGHKAVKIKQEFGDDRAAKKPKMNWPGNGIAGTDPTRPDLAFMNSLMGISGVGQQTPICMPFYFINPSAAASYMPFFDKSNIEKYMYPAAAALASPFPWLYPAHASAAAAAAAAAAFPGLSAHFGASPQSKDSHSPDSDESRDAETGSPEEREESPASEDGEDDVDTYQESNSSPRDQLSASSTS encoded by the exons ATGGATGAAAGAATACCGCATTTACAGGACAGACAGTTCATGGAGCACGCGGATTTCTTGGG gGTGGATTATCCCTCTCTGTACATGTGCAAATCCAAAAGAGGAATAAAACGAGAGGATGGTGGCAAG GACGCGTACAAGTTACCTCACCGGTTgatagagaagaagaggagagacaggatcaATGAATGTATCGGACAGCTGAAGGACTTGTTACCCGAACATCTGAAGCTTTCG ACGCTCGGGCATTTGGAGAAAGCAGTTGTCCTGGAGTTAACACTGAAACATCTGAACGCACTGACTGCTGTCACCGAGCAGCAGCACCAGAAGATAATCGCTCTGCAGAATG GGGACCGGTCGATGAAATCTTCCATTCATGCAGATCTGGACGCGTTCCACTCCGGGTTCCAGGCCTGTGCCAAAGAGGTCCTGCAGTACCTCAGTCAATTTGAAAACTGGACGACAAGAGAGCAGAGGTGCGCGCAACTCATCGGCCACCTTCACAAGGTGCTGGCGCAGTTCCAACCTGGCGCGTCACCGCTCCAGCACCAGCTCCCCGCTGGGGACTCTCAGGACGGACAGAAATCAGACAGCCAAGCGAACTGCGTCCCGGTTATCCAGAGGACCCAGGGAGGGGAACTTAACGAGAATgacacagacacggacagtgGATACGGAGGGGAGGCAGAAAAGAGTGAGGCTAAAGACAAAGAATGTGAGCGCAACAAGGCACAGCAGGGACACAAAGCGGTGAAGATCAAGCAGGAATTTGGAGACGATCGCGCTGCCAAGAAACCAAAGATGAACTGGCCTGGGAATGGGATAGCCGGTACGGACCCCACCAGACCTGACCTGGCGTTTATGAACTCACTGATGGGAATAAGCGGTGTGGGACAGCAGACACCTATTTGCATGCCTTTCTACTTCATAAACCCCTCGGCTGCGGCATCGTATATGCCTTTTTTCGACAAAAGCAACATTGAGAAGTACATGTACCCTGCGGCTGCTGCTCTCGCCTCCCCTTTCCCTTGGCTTTACCCAGCACACGCGTCAGCAGCGGCGGccgcggctgctgctgctgctttccccGGTCTGTCTGCGCACTTTGGAGCCTCCCCTCAATCCAAGGACTCCCACTCTCCAGACAGTGACGAGTCACGCGACGCTGAGACAGGCTCACCTGAGGAGCGCGAGGAAAGTCCCGCGAGTGAAGACGGGGAAGATGACGTAGACACGTATCAggagagcaacagcagcccACGTGATCAGCTTTCTGCTTCTTCGACGAGCTAA
- the sspn gene encoding sarcospan encodes MGKKDKKENKKRRDESPAPEDGKKCRFCRFPLLVAVLQLLLGVSVTAVAFLMLAFSPSLLARETPHWAGIILCFISIVGFILYCITYLPDERTSMQFIGKLLYFILCTIGLVISVLVIAFAGHHYAQTSSFICEPEGGDCVCKLDDTDPIARTFTFGGVSDCKEFPDTLTLYYLIQIVLNLAQALVCAVGAFIMWKHRYQVFFAGLQIGSPSSQQWQKV; translated from the exons ATGGGGAAGAAAGATAAGAAGGAGAAcaagaagaggagagatgaaagCCCAGCACCAGAGGATGGCAAAAAGTGTCGGTTTTGTCGCTTCCCTCTACTCGTCGCCgtgctccagctgctgctggGGGTGTCCGTCACAGCCGTGGCCTTCCTCATGTTGGCCTTCAGCCCCTCACTCTTGGCCAGAGAGACGCCACACTGGGCTGGGATCATT CTGTGTTTCATCTCCATCGTGGGTTTCATTCTGTACTGCATCACCTACCTCCCTGATGAGAGAACATCTATGCAGTTCATTGGCAAG ctcctgtaCTTTATCCTGTGTACAATCGGCTTGGTCATCTCAGTGCTGGTCATAGCGTTTGCAGGACACCACTACGCTCAAACCAGCAGCTTCATCTGTGAGCCAGAGGGAGGGGACTGTGTCTGCAAACTGGATGACACCGACCCCATCGCACGCACCTTTACCTTCGGGGGTGTGAGCGACTGCAAGGAGTTCCCTGACACCTTGACGCTCTACTACCTGATCCAGATTGTGCTGAATCTGGCCCAGGCCCTTGTCTGTGCCGTGGGAGCCTTCATCATGTGGAAGCACCGGTACCAGGTCTTCTTCGCTGGCCTGCAGATCGGCTCTCCCTCCTCCCAGCAGTGGCAGAAGGTTTAA